The genomic region TTTACTATACATGTATAAGATATGAAGATGTCTGCAATGCGCAGTTTGCTGAAGGTTAGAGTGTGATATCAAATTGCTACTGTAACCTATGGTAGCTACAAGTAAGCAGATAGCTTCTCAATTTCTGTTTCAATTCTGATTCCAAATTTCAAtgttcttctctctctctatagagcttcttttttcttgctAGTTCAGTAAAAGatctcaaaataaataaataaatgataggCTTATTATCTTTGTTTAGTTTTACAAGAATCCGCAGTCTAtttatgtatttcttttttcaaatccTCACCATACTGTTCTTAAtcttgaatattttttaatcttgatTAATCTAAACCTCTCATGTTACTGTTGTTTCAGTTTTCTGGTTTGTGCTTTCTATTACTTTCCTTACTGTCTCAGAAACAATAAACATTTATATGGATTTTCAGTTGTTGGCAGCTTGATCTATACAAAGGCAAGGAGAGTCATGGCCGACGTGTTTCCTCCATCGTTAAGGAAATTGTGGAAGGACTGGGAGTTGCGTGCTTTGGTCTTACTTAGCCTCATTTTACAGATAATACTCATCTTTTTGGGCAATCGCAGGAAATACAGCAGCAAAACTTGGCTCAGAATTGTCTTGTGGTGTACCTATCTGACGGCTGACTGGGTAGCAACCGTTGCCCTTGGTGTTCTTTCCAATAATCTTGGTGATGTCCTTCATAGCGATGATGGCAAAAGCGTTGCGCTGGACGCTGACACTGAGCTTACTGCATTTTGGGCACCATTCCTTCTGCTGCACTTGGGTGGCCCTGATACTGTCACTGCTTATGCCATGGAAGATAATGAGCTGTGGCTAAGACACTTTCTTGGGTTGGGTGTTCAAACTGGAGTAGCCCTTTACATTTTCATTTTGGCATGGACAGGTTCTCATCTTTCAATTCTGACCATTCCAATGATTTTTGCTGGGCTTATAAAGTATGGAGAAAGAACATTGGTTCTCAGATCAGCTAGCAATGAGCAGTTCAGAGACTGCATGCTTAGTAAACCAGATCTTGGTCCCAATTATCCCAAATTCATGCAGGAATATAATTTGAAAGAGTTCGAGGGGTACCGTGTAGAAGCAGAAGAGATGTTAGAGGTAGAGGTGCAGGTGGATGATTCAATAAGAGGTGGCTCTGGTCCTGATGCACCTCAATTGCTTAATGCCTATAATTCATTCCAGATTTTCAAGCGTCTCTTTGTAGATCTCATCCTAAGTTTccaagacaaagaaaatagCCAAATCTTGTTCAAAAACATGTCTTTCATAGATGCTTTCAAGGTAGTTGAGATTGAACTTGGATTCATGTTTGATGTCCTTTACACCAAGGCATCAGTGATATATTCAGTCAAAGGCTGCATTCTTCGTTGCATCAGTTTGTCATTCACCTGCTCTGTCTTGGTGCTGTTCACCATATTTGTAGCCGATAAGGTGAAGTTTAACAATGTTGATCTGATCCTAACTTTTCTATTGCTGGCTGTAGCTATATTTCTTGAGATATATGCAGTACTTTTGCTGCTTTCCTCTGACTGGACCGATATTTATATGAGCAAGTACGCATATAGTGCTGTGCGAAAAACCATCAATTTTCTTCAACTGCCAAAACATATGAGGTGGTCGAACGCCTTGGCACAGTACAATTTGCTGAGCGTTAGCCTAAATACCAAACCTGCAATCTGCCATGGAATCCAGAGGTTGTTTTGCATTGACAAGTTAATGGAAAAATACCGGTACAGGAACTTTAAACAGGTCTCTCCAGATTTGAAAAGTTTGATTTTCGACCATCTCCTGAAGAAACTGGACATTCTAGAAAATGAGAAGGTTGAGAATGATAATGAGAGAGCAAGCAGAGACCAAATGCTGAGGGCTCAAAGCCTAGTGCTTGTAAGCTTTGGTCATCCTGAATTGAAATGGAGCACTGATGAGATGGACTTTGACCAGAGCATTCTTATTTGGCACATAGCTACTTATCTCTGCTACCGCAAGGATCATGAAGAAATCTCAGATCCCATCTTGGCAAGTAGAAGAATGAGCAAACGGCTATCAAAATACATGCTCTATCTCCTAATCATGTGTCCCTTCATGTTGCCAATGGGAATCGGGAACATCAGATACCGAGACACCTGTGCTGAGGTCACAAAATATTTGCAAGAACGCAAGTCTATATTAGGTGATAGTGATGTGCGCAAGAATTATTGTATCTTTGGATTGGAATGTTATAGAAAAATGAAGATCAAATTGCAGAAAAGAGAAGCTTGTGAGATGTTGCTTCAGGTGAACACTGCCGTGCTGCCAAAGAAAGTGAAAGGTGACAGAAGCAAATCTGTGTTATTTGATGCCTGTAGGCTGGCATCGCAATTGGAAGATATTGCAGACAAAGAGATTAAATGGGAAATGGTGTGCAAATCTTGGGTGGAAAGGTTAACTTATGCTGCTAGCCAATGCAGTGGAACTTATCATGCTCAGCAGCTGAGGCGAGGCGGAGAACTTCTCACTCATGTATGGCTCCTAATGTCACATTTGGGTTTAACAGATCAATTCCAAATATCACAGGGACATGCTAGAGCTAAGCTAGTAGCGAAATAATGAGGTTACCCTTATAA from Ricinus communis isolate WT05 ecotype wild-type chromosome 9, ASM1957865v1, whole genome shotgun sequence harbors:
- the LOC8270924 gene encoding uncharacterized protein LOC8270924; this translates as MVATIVGSLIYTKARRVMADVFPPSLRKLWKDWELRALVLLSLILQIILIFLGNRRKYSSKTWLRIVLWCTYLTADWVATVALGVLSNNLGDVLHSDDGKSVALDADTELTAFWAPFLLLHLGGPDTVTAYAMEDNELWLRHFLGLGVQTGVALYIFILAWTGSHLSILTIPMIFAGLIKYGERTLVLRSASNEQFRDCMLSKPDLGPNYPKFMQEYNLKEFEGYRVEAEEMLEVEVQVDDSIRGGSGPDAPQLLNAYNSFQIFKRLFVDLILSFQDKENSQILFKNMSFIDAFKVVEIELGFMFDVLYTKASVIYSVKGCILRCISLSFTCSVLVLFTIFVADKVKFNNVDLILTFLLLAVAIFLEIYAVLLLLSSDWTDIYMSKYAYSAVRKTINFLQLPKHMRWSNALAQYNLLSVSLNTKPAICHGIQRLFCIDKLMEKYRYRNFKQVSPDLKSLIFDHLLKKLDILENEKVENDNERASRDQMLRAQSLVLVSFGHPELKWSTDEMDFDQSILIWHIATYLCYRKDHEEISDPILASRRMSKRLSKYMLYLLIMCPFMLPMGIGNIRYRDTCAEVTKYLQERKSILGDSDVRKNYCIFGLECYRKMKIKLQKREACEMLLQVNTAVLPKKVKGDRSKSVLFDACRLASQLEDIADKEIKWEMVCKSWVERLTYAASQCSGTYHAQQLRRGGELLTHVWLLMSHLGLTDQFQISQGHARAKLVAK